GCACCGGGCCGGCTTCGAGGTGGTGGTTTACAACCGCACCGCTGAACGCTCAAAGCCGCTCGCGCAGGAGGGGATGGCCGCCGCCGCCTCACCCCGGGAACTCGCCGGTCGGGTGGACGCGGTGCTGACCGTGGTGAGCGACATCCCCGCCCTCGAGGCCGTGCTGCTGGGGCCGGACGGGGCCTTCGCCGGCGCCCGCCCGGGGACGCTGTTCATCGACTCCAGCACGGTGACCCCCCAGGCGTCCCGGGCGATGGCGGAAGAGGCCCGGCGCAGGGGGTGTGAGTTCCTGGACGCGCCGGTGGTCGGGAGCAAAGATGCGGCCCGGGACGGGCAGCTCTACTTCATGGCAGGCGGCAGCGAAGAGGCCTTCAGGCGGGCGCAGCCGCTGTTCGGCGCGATGGGCCGCGGCGCCATCCACATGGGCCCTTCCGGCAGCGGTTCGGCCATCAAGCTGGTCAACAACCTCATCGCGGCGGTCACCATGGTCGCCCTGTCCGAGGGGATCATGGTGGCCGAGGCAGCGGGGCTCGACCCCGGGCGCGTGCGGCAACTCCTCTTCGACTCGGTGGTCGGCTCGCCGTTTCTGCGCTACAAGCTCCCGAAAGTGCAGGAGCGCGACTTCTCCACGCAGTTTGCGCTGGCGCTCATGCACAAGGACGTCCGCTACTTCCTGAAGATGGCAGGCGCCCATGACCGGCCGGTGCCCGTGGCCGCCCTGGTCGGGCAACTCTTCCGCGCCGCCGCCAGGGCCGGGTGGGCCGAGCACGACATGAGCGCCATCTTTGCCTACCTCAACCAGGAGCGCCCTGCGCCGTGAGGCCTGTCACCACTGCGACCGGATGGCATGCCGCCCGTTGAGGTGCCGCTCGGCCGCCATGGCAGAAAGCGCCCCGTCGGCGGCCGCGACCACGGCCTGCCGCACCTTGCGGCACAGCACGTCGCCTGCCGCAAACACCCCGGGCACCGAGGTCTGCAGCTGGTCGTCGACCTCGATGCAGCCCTCCTCGCTCGTGCGCACGGCGCCATGCAGGAAGTCGACGGCCGGGCGGTTGCCCTGCAGGTAGATGAAGACGCCCTTGACCGGCAGCTCCTCCGTGCCGCCGGAAGGCGCCGATACGCGTACGCCCTCGACGCGCCCGTTTCCGAAGACCTCGGTCACCTTTCGAGAGTACTGCACCTTGACGTTGGGCGCCTGTTCCAGCTGCCGCACCAGGGCCGGCTCCGCCTTGAAGCGGCTGCCGGGCAAGAGCACGTGCACCACCGAGGCGAACCGGGTCAGGTGCAGGGCCTCCTCCACCGCCTCGTCGTTGTCCCCGATGACGGCAACCTCCTGGCCGCGGAAAAACGTGGCGTCGCACGTGGCGCAGTAGCTGACGCCCCGGCCGGTGAACGCTTCTTCGCCCCGCAGGGCGTGCTTGCGCCCCATGGCCCCGGTGGCCACGATGACGGCCCTCGCCCGGTACGTGCCGGTGGAGGCGATGACCTCCTTTGGGTCCACCAGAACGTCCGCCGACAGCACCTGCGCCGTCACGATCTGCGCGCCGAACTGCTGCGCCTG
This genomic interval from Bacillota bacterium contains the following:
- a CDS encoding NAD(P)-dependent oxidoreductase, with translation MSQGNSSPIRKVGVIGLGIMGTGMARNLHRAGFEVVVYNRTAERSKPLAQEGMAAAASPRELAGRVDAVLTVVSDIPALEAVLLGPDGAFAGARPGTLFIDSSTVTPQASRAMAEEARRRGCEFLDAPVVGSKDAARDGQLYFMAGGSEEAFRRAQPLFGAMGRGAIHMGPSGSGSAIKLVNNLIAAVTMVALSEGIMVAEAAGLDPGRVRQLLFDSVVGSPFLRYKLPKVQERDFSTQFALALMHKDVRYFLKMAGAHDRPVPVAALVGQLFRAAARAGWAEHDMSAIFAYLNQERPAP
- a CDS encoding FAD-dependent oxidoreductase, which encodes QAQQFGAQIVTAQVLSADVLVDPKEVIASTGTYRARAVIVATGAMGRKHALRGEEAFTGRGVSYCATCDATFFRGQEVAVIGDNDEAVEEALHLTRFASVVHVLLPGSRFKAEPALVRQLEQAPNVKVQYSRKVTEVFGNGRVEGVRVSAPSGGTEELPVKGVFIYLQGNRPAVDFLHGAVRTSEEGCIEVDDQLQTSVPGVFAAGDVLCRKVRQAVVAAADGALSAMAAERHLNGRHAIRSQW